In Lodderomyces beijingensis strain CBS 14171 genome assembly, chromosome: 7, the DNA window ttgtatTTTTATACACCCTTTTGGTAACAATCTGAACGCTTGATTATAGAATTATAtacttttttgattctttgTAAAGAATGGTAATCTGTAATAAGAATACTTGTAGTTGTATCTTGGCATCACTGGTGTTTTATTAGAACAAGCCGTGCCCGTGAGTGGCTAGTGAGAATAAGATCTGCAACTTGTGAGGccagattgcaaaattatCGCGAACTTTTATCTCAAACCTTTTTATTtaaatttgcagccaaacTTCTAACCGCCCTTTttgtaaaaaaacaaaaaaacaaaaaaacaaaaaagccAATTCAACCAGATGAAACTCATCACCATATTAATTGTCCTAGCATATTGGATCACCCATAGCGTATCGGAGATTaaatttctcaacaatGCAACCGAACTAATCGATAGCTTCTTACTTGAAAATTTCCATACGTATGCAGCTACCGGAGTTCAGTACAATCTTTCGTATGCTCCTTATGAAGTAGTATGCCCCAATTATCCAGTCATACGAGCCGCCGACAACGTACGTTCTTTcttaaaataaaaaaaataaaaagaccaaaagaCAAGAGATTTCGCTTGATAAAAAACCCGAGACATAATGGAGAAAATGGAGAGGACTAACTTGAACCTAGACGCTATGCACCAAGGAAACGGAATACATCACCAAGAGAAACATCAAGACCGAagccaacttgaaatccATCCTTtacaaaaacaagatcCCGCAATTTGACGTTGAGCAATTCTGGCTGCGATACAAGCAGCGCAAAAGCACCAAGATTGCCCTTGCATTCAGTGGCGGCGGCTATCGTTCCATGCTCGCTGGCGCTGGGGTGCTTATGGCATTAGACGACCGAGAGTTGGACAAGCAGGCATTCGTCAATGGCATTTTGCAGTCGTCTAGTTACATTGCTGGTATTAGTGGTGGTTCATGGCTTGTTATGTCGCAGTTTATCAATGATTTTCCGCGCGTTAGCGCGATGATTAATGGGCTGTTTGGTGCGAGTGGGTGTGGATGGGATGTGGCTgagctgttgttggaggGTATGCCTGATGTTGATCCGAGAAAGGAAAGAGAGGCTAATAttgaattggaaaaggtTGAAGATGGAATGGGGGAAAATGCTGGAGGTGGTCGTAATAGTGGCGGCGGTGCTAAAGCAAAAGATGGAATTTGTCGGAAAGAGGGCTTCTTTgacaaagttttcaacatcttgagTCCCGGGATGgggatgatgacgatgatgacgacgacgacgacgacgacgatgcagaacaagagcaaagTATGTGTTGCCGCGGGCAACGACCCCGTCCGAGATTGGTTCATTGGGTtacttgatgatggtgacaTTAGCAAAAAAGCCAATGGCTCTAGCTTAAGTTTAAATGAGAGcttgatttcaaaatgCCTCAAATTCTACAAAGATCTCTTGGTTGAAGTTCGAGATAAGAAAAAAGCCGGGTTCCATACCAGTTTAACTGATTATTGGGGCAGGGCACTAGCGAGAAGGATCTTTACCCCAGCTGCCAGGACTCCCGGGATCACCATGACGGCCGCTTCGAAAAATCTTGCTTCCTTTTTGAACCATGACCAGCCCTTGCCCATAATCGGCACGATTGAAAGAGATCCGAGTGCTCTTGAAAAAGGCCCCACTGCCGAGGACAGCAGCCTTTACAGCCACGTGATGGAGTTTACCCCGTTCGAATTTGGATCGTGGGATGGTTACTTGAATGCGTTTGTGGATTTGGAATATTTGGGGTCGCATTTAGCCAACGGCCACCCCATGGTGAAAAAGGGTAACCTCTCATCGTGCGTTTCTGGGTTCGACAATGTTGGTTTCCTAACAGGCACATCGTCGTCTTTGTTCAATCATGTGTTCAGATATGTTTACGCTCTACTCGATAAATATCAACTGGGGTCGATGGTTGCCGTGGAAGAAATACTAAAAGTGTTTGGGTTTAGCTCGGAATGGAACGATCTTCGCTTGCCTAAATTGCACCCTGACTATGCCTTGTATTCGCCCAAcccctttttcaactacAGCAATGGAGTCGCCGGCGACGACGGCAAAAGAGCCGACATGtatcttgttgatggtggcgACGATGGCCAGAATATCCCATTTCAGCCTTTATTGGCAAGTGCTAGGCAAATCGACATTATCCTCGCATACGATATGAGTGGTGAATTCAAGAATTATCCAAACGGCACtgtgttgcaaaaggcAGCAATGAGGTTTGGCCAGCGCGGGGTTGACTCTGGATTACAGATTCCCTGTTTCCGGCCACCACATTCGAGAGGAATGAAAATGGGGGAGGAGCTAAGGTcgatttttccaaaagtcCCTAGTCAGCTGGAAGTTATGGAACAAGGCCTCAGCGTCAAACCCATATTCTTGGGTTGCGACGTATTGGAGGACTTTGATACCTTGAAATTCGAAAAAACAGCTGCAAGTGCTGCTCCTCACGTGTATCAAGATGGGTATTTACCTCCTTTGATCATGTACATGGCCCATTCGAATTACTCCCATCAAACCAACATGTCGACTTTCAAATTAAGCTATAATGAAACTGAGCTTAACCAAATGGTGGAGAACGGGTTCCAAATGGGCAGCTACTACAACTCATCCTTgtttgcaacttgtttgaactGTATGATATTGAAGCGTGAATTTGACCGTGTACTGCACTATCCTGCCAAAATTGACccacaacaccaccaccgccatcCTCGGTTCAAAGTGCCCAAGACCTGCCAAATTTGCTACAAGACATTTTGCTGGAGAAGCGAAAACTCTTTACGCAACTgacaaaaccaaaaagagaaaaagataGAAAACACTTGCACCAAGGGGGGTTGAGGAGCTGCGTTTACACTTGCAatggtggttgttttgCAGAGATCGATTGACATTGTAGGCATGGCAACTGCCCAAAACCCCCTATTCGTCACATCTCCCTGGTGACAAGCTTTACAACCGTGCCGAAGATGGGTGCAATTGCGGGCCAATGTATACGATGCTAGAAGTGGATCGTGCAATACCGCGGGACCCAAACTGACacgagagagaaaaaataTTGAAAACGGAGGAAGTGATAATACATCCACAGCTTGCGATTATTGAAAACACCATAGTTCTCTTACCAACTTCATTCAAGCAACATCCGCTCAATCAACTTCGAACCCTCCCAGTCTTTCAATCGAGTGTCAAATTGACAGGTGCTGTACCAGATAGACAAAAAGTACGGCGAAAACaacgaaaacaacaatCTCCCACAGAACAAAGGCAATTattacaaaaaaaaaaaggatacCGGAATATAATACAAACAGATATATATCACATATACACCCTGAGCCTATTCCCAGCGACATATATACACTAAGAATAATACATCTAGGCAACTGGTACTCCTCATATTTCCCGCTGCTAATAATatatcttcttttttgataAACGCATCGAATCAATTCCAAGGACCGGCTTAGATCTCCAAAAACTTCTCCTTTTgccttttccatttcccTCTTTTACCCGTTACATTACGGTTGATTTCgtttcaaacaagacatTCAGTTGACCCCGCGGCagaaatagaaaaaaaaacaaaattcaGCGACGATGGCAGGAGTTAGGCATTTGAGAATTGCAGGCTTAACGGGACTTGTGCTCATATTACTATTTGTGGTGCATCGAGTTGGACAAAATGCCGCTGCTATGGTGCAtgcgcaagttggagaCCAAATTGGCAACAAGATCCATGCAGTGTCGCCCAGTGATGGAtccgttggtggtggtggtggtggcagtggtggcAGTGTCGGTGGGgtaggtggtggtggtggtgacaagATTGGAGTAACGTCATCGGATAAGAAGAGCcccgtggtggtggccaaCAACCTAGTCAATTCGTTAAACGACGAAAAGACCGATGACGCAATTAATAAGGAGATCTCCAAGGGCAAGAGCGAAGAAGGGGTCAAGAAGATTGATGGCGAAGGCGGGGCCAAGAGTGCCCAGAATGGCGAGCAGCAATCGAGCAATAACCAAAAGACCACCGATGAAAATGGCGAATACGACCCAGCAGCtgaattgatcaagatccGCTCGTTATCTCCCATGACGATATTCTCCAAGAGCTACTGCCCATACCTGAAGAAATTAAAGAAGCTTTTATTGGAGAAATACGAGATTTTGCCCGCTCCCAATGTTGTCGAATTGGACTTCCACGAACATGGAACAGAGTTGCAGAATTACTTGTTGGAGAAGAGCGGCAGAAGGACGGTGCCTAATGTGTTGGTGGGCCAGTCGTTTGAAAGCAGAGGCGGAGCcgatgattttgaagaataTCATCGGAAAGGTGAGATTATTTCCGTGTTGACCGATTGGGGACAAGGTAGAATACAAGTTGTTAAAAAGGATACTCCTTCTAATGCTTAATGAATATTGTAAGTAGAAATACTAGACGATTTGCAGGAATGTACCCGTTCTTCATCAAAACATGTGGGGTTAGCTCGCACCAGAAGTCACCACCTCAATTCCAATCTACATCCCTAGTGTCAACGCGCTTCGTGGAAACACATGTCAGTAAACTATTGTAACATTAAGCAGTAAAAAAGTTATGAGCACTCGTTAAAACTTCTTCTACTATACACAACACAACCGCATCAATCCTATTCGTCTATCCTatatttcttcatcttgcaaGAATTCCATGAGACActttcttccttctttcctttttgtttttgttttttttgtgttTGTTGGATTTAGAATTTAGTAAAGGCTTTTGATTTGGAACCAGAAGCAGCAACCTTCAAAACATTGAATCTGACGGTCTTGGAGATAGGTCTACATTGACCCACGGTGACAACGTCCCCGTCCGAGACTCTGAAAGCAGGAGAAATGTGAGCAGCGAAATTCTTGTGTCTCTTTTCGTATCTGTTGTATTTTGGCACATAGTGCAAGTAGTCTCTTCTGACAATGATGGTTCTGTGCATCTTGGTGGAGATGACGGTACCggtcaagatcttgccTCTGATGGAGATGTCTCCGACAAATGGGCACTTCTTGTCAATGTATGTACCTTCAATGGCGGCCTTGGGGGTCTTGAAGCCCAAGCCAACGTCCTTGTACCATCTCTTGGTCTTTCTGTTGGCCTTGGCTTTTGGGTTGGTGAAGATGTGTGGTTGCTATATTGTGGAAGTTAGTatacactttttttttttttttggggatTGACACGGAAATGGAATTTTGGAGGAGAGATGATATGATGCCGGGCTTAAAACACGAAAATCGAAgcagggggggggggggaaatgGCAAAAGGGCTTCTGTTTTCTTTGATCCCAGTGGGTATCAAGCGGCACATTTTTTCTGTTCTTGAgaatttgttgttgacttgTGGTGACGTTGTTGGGTCTCATGGTTGAACTTTTGTAGATTAAACGCCACAGGAGCTATGACTTCCAAACCTGCTGCCCTTGCCTTTGAAACACCCGGAAGTTCGCTCCTCTTTCCTCGTTCCTCGTTATGGCGTCGATGGTCTTGACGTtgtagcaaaaaaaaccaaaaaagaccCTTCTATTCTCTCCTCGTTCCGTATCCTTCGTCGCCACCATGGTCAAGTACAAACCTTTTGGAAAGCTTTTTCTGATTGAACGGTTAATTCGGTTGCCatggttgatgttggatATGCTCTAGATGGGTTCAGATAGCTGGTATCTGAAAAATTCAGTTCTCTATATTAAAATTTTTACTGCAGTAGTGTCGTGCGCGATTCTAGCAGAGAGTGAGTGTGTGCCTCTGTGGGTGGTGTGGGCAGGGAGACGGCGAGAGAGTGGCAGCCAGAGACAGAGAGTTAGCGAGGgtgaataaaaaaatgctACCAAATGCCGCTAAAATTGACACCGGCACACGCAAAATGAACAAGGGCTCAAGCCCTTGTAAAAATATAGACACGTGAGATGCACGTGACGCGACTTCTCAATAATAATTACTCGGTCATGCGTATTTTGAATTAGCCAAAGTAACATTTATATCACCATTCATATGCGAGGAAATCATCACCTCTTTCTGCTCAGAGAGAAGCTAGCTTAAACACATGACAGCTTGAGTCTTGTGTGGTGGGCAGCATATTTGCTTGATTGTGGGTCTAGTGGAAATCTCTTGTAGTTGCTAGCTGGCCCAGTTAGTTGGCCAGCCTGCCAGCCAGGTAAACCCGCCACGGCTGGGTTAGGCTGAGGGAGAGGCTGCAAGTTGGATTTTCGCGAGTGCCGCGCAATGAAATTCCATATGCGCCTCCCTTTCCCACGGTTTTTGACTCTACAAACCACCACATTTCCTGGTCGTAGTGGGGGATACTGTGTCTCTACCCATTAAGGTGGCAAGACGACCAAACTCTCCGCATTTCGTAGCACAGACGTGTTGGttattggaaaaaaaaaagattacGCGATGCTGGTTATAGGGAGGGTCTTAACTCACCTGAATTGaacctttttcaactgccTTGGTTTCAACCGGTGGAAGAGGTTTCAGCTGCAGCAACAATAGCACTGCCGTGGTGCTGGCCCCCCTcgtggcggtggcggtggtgggAACTGTAGGTCTCGGTGGCTcgttctctctcttttaGTCTGTTTCGTAACTGAAAACTGCAATCACAAACCAGAGCAAGCGAAATATCAAATAAATACCACTCTCGATAAAAAGGCCCAAACTCGAAACACCACATTTACAAGTATATTGAGGGGGCGCCAAACGACTCAACAGCAGACCGGGAGCCATGAACACATCGAGCAACAACATAGTTTCGTCGACGACCACTACTTCGTCGAAATACAATTTCTTACCAAAGTTCAGTAGTCAttatcaccatcaccagcCATGTAATACTGGTAATAGCAATAATAACGATGTAATGACAAATCagctccaacaacaacaacaacaacaacaacaacaacaacaacagcagcagcagcagcagcagcaatcgCGAATGATTTCTAATGAAATGATTGATTCTATTGCCCAAAGTTTAGCTCAGAACAGAACAGTCAGTTCATCCTCGTCGATTTTAAGTACACCGAGTAACAATATCAGAAAGTATCGACAGcgacagcaacaacaagcacaacaacaacaagcacaacaacagcaccaccaaagtcgtcaacatcaaccTCGACACGTTGATCACGAAAATGAAgagaaattggccaagtccgACAAAACACCAAGAAATGGGCAATTGATCAAAACTAAACTACTCAACTTGCATCAATCTTCGAGACAGCCTTCGAAAACATTAAAGATAgcgtcttcttctgcacAAGAAGCACAAAATAAGCTGCGACATCCCCAGCTGACCAACTCCAAGCAAGCGTCGAGACTGGTAGTACCGCAGCCCGTGGTTCACAATGCTGAGTATTTCTGCCAATCTTTGATTTTCGCCAACTGCTTATCCAgcgatgaagacgaagacgaagatggagatggaaaCGGGTCCCGATCCGCCGATGAAGGGTCAGGTGCAACTGGTTTCGCTTTGCCACCGAGGAAATATATAAACTCCATACCAGGCTACACCAAGGGTGAGTTGGATGAATTGCTCACGAAAAACACAATGCCAAATCTCTCCGTTTTCAACACTCCAAGCCAGGAAGAAGCGGAAGAGCAAAGGATTCTCATGGAGTACAAGCGAAAGCAGCTTTACCAGCTGGAGAGATTGGCCCTCAAAACAACCTCCATCATGGTGAAGCGACAGTTGCAAGTTGCgcaaaagaaggaaatcttgatcaagatcttTGGCGACAACAACTGCATGAACCACGAAATCTTGACTAATAACGAATATAACCGGCAAGATTTGTATTTGgcgcaagaagaagaccgCGAAGAGATGAGCAATTTAATCGCCGAAGACTCGTCTTTCCGCTTTGACCAGGACGAGTTTCGCGAACTGAGGAGAAAAATAGACGACGGCAAGGACGAGAAGTTGAGCATGTTTCACGACGACGGTGACGCCATGGAAACGAAGGAGAagttgctgttggagaAGTTCAAAAaggggttgttgttgtttgctgGTGGAGACCAAGCGGAAGATCATCAAATGACGAGTGAGAATAGGGAGgccttgttgcagttggggttgaacCATTTGCGAGCTTTAGCAAAAGAGGGAAGAGACGATGAGCAGAGTGATGTTATCTAACTGAGAAagcatatatatatgtatatatataagtAGCATAtgtttatatatatgtatatgtatatgtattGACAGAGACTAAAAGCCGAGATTAGATTTCCGTAAACGGGTGCGCCCGAAGCCGAAAACCGCGGCTGTAAGTAACAAGGGGAATCTTTACCCTCACGAGCGAAAGCGGAAAAATGCCACCCCCACCTTCCCCTACTCCCCCCAAAACAAGAGGCTGAATATATAATTACTACTACCCTAGATTGCCTGGATCTAGATGGTATTTTTTAGAGTCTACTAGTACCCGTGGTGGCGATGGCAGTAGCGGCAGTTGACCCTAGCCCAGAACTTGATTACATAGCAGCAAGCAACGTTGGATCgagcaaaaaaatccaCACCTTTCTACCGCGCCCATCTCTCGCCAACATATAATTGCCAAcccggtttttttttttttggatttcaCAACCCTCATAGCAAACcaagtatatatatataaaagtTCCCACCGTTCCGGAATTTATACCTTCTTGGGTTATGTTGAATAAATCTCTACTTTATTCTTCAAGTAAACGACTTCTACAACTCAATAGACACCTCACTTCATCGGCGGTATCCAAGATGGCACCAATTGCGTCttccttgaaaaactttgaTTACTTGGTGATTGGCGGTGGTTCTGGCGGCGTGGCCAGTGCCAGACGAGCAGCGAAATACGGCGCCAAAGTCTTGCTCATTGAATCCAACTTTAACAAGTTGGGCGGCACCTGCGTCAATGTCGGGTGCGTGCCCAAGAAAGTGATGTGGTATGCTTCCGATTTGGCGCACAAGAAGGCAGACTTGTTTGACTATAAGTTGGACGAGACGAGGGAGCCAATCAAGTACGGCGAGTTCAATTGGGGCGAGTTCAAGGTCAAGAGAGACGCGTATGTGACGAGATTGAATGGCATCTATGCtaacaacttgaaaaaagagggCGTTGATTACCTATTTGGCTTTGGGAAATTCATCAATTCTCAAGGCGATGTCGAAGTTAAATTGAGCGGCGATCAAGAAATCCCCTGGTTGGAGCTGGGCAAACAGTATAAGAAAGGCGAGACTTTGGTTTTCAGTGCTGATAAGGTCTTGATTGCCACTGGTGGAACCGCGATTATCCCTCCTGATACCCCAGGTGCCGACTTGGGCATCACCTCGAATGGGTTCTTCGACTTGGAACGCCAGCCTAAACGCGTGGCCATTGTTGGCGCCGGGTACATTGGCGTGGAGTTCTCGGGTGTCTTCAATGGATTGGGCACCCAAGTCGACTTTATCATCAGAAGAGACACCGTGTTGCGTGCATTTGACGACATTATTCAAAACACCATCACTGACCACTATATCGATAACTTGGGcgtcaacatcatcaagaacTCGGGTgtgaaaaagattgaaaccGCCAAAGATGACCCGCTGAAGAAAATCGTCACCTTGATCAATGACGACACCTTGGTAGTTGACGATGTCATCTGGACCGTGGGCAGGAAATCGCTAGTTGATTTGGGGTTGGAGCACGTTGGCGTCAAGCTCAACGAAagaggccaagttgaagctaaCGAGTATCAAGCCACTGCCAACCCCAAGATCTTCTCCTTGGGTGATGTTGTCGGCAAAGTCGAATTGACTCCAGTGGCCATTGCCGCGGGACGTAAGTTGTCGAATAGATTATTCGGGGGTCCCGAGTTTAAAGATGCACATTTGGACTACAACTATATC includes these proteins:
- a CDS encoding 40S ribosomal protein uS17 → MATELTVQSEKAFQKQPHIFTNPKAKANRKTKRWYKDVGLGFKTPKAAIEGTYIDKKCPFVGDISIRGKILTGTVISTKMHRTIIVRRDYLHYVPKYNRYEKRHKNFAAHISPAFRVSDGDVVTVGQCRPISKTVRFNVLKVAASGSKSKAFTKF